Proteins encoded within one genomic window of Falco rusticolus isolate bFalRus1 unplaced genomic scaffold, bFalRus1.pri scaffold_92_arrow_ctg1, whole genome shotgun sequence:
- the TLCD3B gene encoding ceramide synthase, producing MAPPGAALAAGLLFFPGLFLLAKAALRRRCPEPHAATLAARLVSSVQAVMASTAGYIISSSCHRDVVNDQHWLAGAYPQFAVPYFIYDIYAMFLCHWHRGRVKGHEVAPPPSLRAAASAYLRKDLLMVLHHAAMVLVCFPVAALWRQGKGDFFLGCLLMAELSTPFVCLGKVLILYQRQHTALHKLNGVALLVTFLLCRILLFPYLYWAYGRHRGLPLLGVPAALPPAYNAAAAALLAPQLYWFALICRGAWRLFRAPPRQPP from the exons ATGGCCCCCCCCGGGGCGGCGCTGGCCGCCGGGCTCCTCTTCTTCCCCGGGCTCTtcctgctggccaaggccgCGCTGCGGCGGCGCTGCCCCGAGCCCCATGCGGCCACCCTGGCGGCCAG GCTGGTGTCCTCGGTGCAGGCAGTGATGGCCTCCACGGCCGGGTACatcatctcctcctcctgccaccgCGATGTCGTCAATGACCA GCACTGGCTGGCGGGGGCGTACCCCCAATTCGCTGTCCCCTACTTCATCTACGACATCTACGCCATGTTCCTGTGTCACTGGCACCGTGGACGGGTGAAGGGACACGAGGTGGCACCTCCGCCGTCCCTGAGGGCAGCCGCCAGCGCCTACCTGCGCAAGGACCTCCTGATGGTGCTCCACCATGCTGCCATGGTGCTCGTCTGCTTCCCTGTGGCCGCC CTGTGGCGCCAGGGGAAGGGCGACTTCTTCTTGGGGTGTCTCCTGATGGCCGAGCTCAGCACCCCCTTCGTCTGCCTCGGCAAGGTCCTCATCCTG TACCAGCGCCAGCACACGGCTCTCCACAAGCTCAACGGGGTGGCCCTGCTGGTGACCTTCCTCCTCTGCCgcatcctcctcttcccctaCCTCTACTGGGCCTACGGGCGCCACCGGGGGCTGCCGCTGCTGGGGGtgcccgccgcgctgccccccgcctacaacgccgccgccgccgccctcctGGCCCCCCAGCTCTACTGGTTCGCCCTCATCTGCCGGGGCGCATGGCGCCTCTTCCgggcccccccccgccagcccccctga